The following proteins come from a genomic window of Helicobacter sp. MIT 99-5507:
- the metA gene encoding homoserine O-succinyltransferase: MPLVIPEDIPAFSLLKQSAFIMGSHKAKHQDIRPLEVLICNLMPTKIETENQILSLLANSPLQVNITLLSTESYVGQNTPYSHLERFYVNFSEIGNRKFDGAIITGAPIEHLDFYEVKYWGELCKIMDFLKTHCTSSLYICWGAMAGLNYFHKIKKIPLKSKLFGVFKHTIIEQDLILNGLDDIVQIPHSRHSHIDEAQVRGNPTLKVLLNGDISGISVLRDEKDYFILGHPEYARETLDIEYKRDLKKGLPILKPQNYYNDVCVPNFSWRSNASVIFANWLNFKVYQDTPFILH; the protein is encoded by the coding sequence ATGCCATTAGTCATTCCAGAGGATATTCCGGCATTTTCTCTACTTAAGCAAAGTGCGTTTATAATGGGTAGTCATAAAGCAAAGCATCAAGATATTCGTCCCTTAGAAGTATTAATTTGCAATCTAATGCCAACAAAGATTGAAACAGAAAATCAAATTTTATCATTACTTGCAAATTCACCATTGCAGGTAAATATCACGCTTTTATCAACAGAAAGCTATGTGGGACAAAATACCCCATACTCGCACCTAGAGCGATTTTATGTAAATTTTAGCGAGATTGGTAATCGTAAATTTGATGGTGCTATAATCACTGGTGCGCCCATAGAACATTTGGATTTTTACGAGGTAAAATATTGGGGTGAATTGTGTAAGATTATGGATTTTTTAAAAACACATTGCACAAGCTCACTATATATATGCTGGGGTGCGATGGCAGGACTAAACTATTTCCATAAAATTAAGAAAATCCCTCTTAAATCTAAACTTTTTGGGGTCTTTAAACACACAATTATAGAGCAAGATTTGATACTAAATGGCTTAGATGATATCGTGCAGATTCCTCATTCACGACACTCTCACATTGATGAGGCGCAAGTAAGGGGCAATCCAACACTTAAGGTGCTTTTAAATGGGGATATAAGCGGAATCTCAGTGCTTCGAGATGAAAAGGATTATTTTATCTTAGGACACCCAGAATATGCAAGAGAAACGTTAGATATTGAGTATAAACGTGATTTAAAAAAGGGACTTCCTATTTTAAAACCGCAAAATTACTATAATGATGTTTGTGTGCCAAATTTCTCATGGCGAAGTAATGCTAGTGTGATTTTTGCAAATTGGCTAAATTTTAAGGTTTATCAAGATACACCATTTATTTTGCACTAA
- a CDS encoding DnaJ family molecular chaperone: MRVEIFSKFVQISIEKQNEALPKILKYATKYFQNQYHLSSSILILDDGERFKKDYLINWTYHLAMQEHLIDDSNMTLESILKVSYLPIRIKILAPNSLLECVNISFRMLGVNRAVLILDRPNHVAKRYVSALLSQIVISSDLTHIYLDSSKSDFWYFLMQIIGNKIIHNVRLEFDYDSFKMNGFGSKGFKSSYLTQSEIRLKNAYITLDCKTTDSFFDIKSKYLELIKEYHPDKVYGKEESIVQFYNLKFIEIKEAFDIIKLSFENT, translated from the coding sequence TTGAGAGTTGAGATATTTAGTAAGTTTGTGCAAATTAGCATTGAAAAGCAAAATGAAGCTTTGCCTAAAATATTGAAATATGCCACTAAATATTTTCAAAACCAATATCACTTATCAAGCTCAATCTTGATTTTAGATGATGGTGAGAGATTTAAAAAAGATTATTTGATTAATTGGACTTATCATTTAGCTATGCAAGAGCATTTAATAGATGATAGCAATATGACATTAGAATCTATACTTAAAGTCAGCTATTTGCCAATTAGAATAAAGATTCTAGCACCAAATTCATTACTTGAATGTGTGAATATATCATTTAGAATGCTTGGAGTAAATAGGGCAGTTTTGATTTTGGATAGACCAAATCATGTTGCTAAAAGATATGTAAGTGCTTTGCTTTCGCAAATTGTTATAAGTAGCGATTTGACACATATTTATTTAGATTCTAGTAAATCAGATTTTTGGTATTTTTTAATGCAAATTATTGGCAATAAGATCATTCACAATGTTAGACTTGAATTTGATTATGATAGTTTTAAGATGAATGGATTTGGAAGCAAAGGCTTTAAATCTTCATATCTTACACAAAGTGAAATAAGGCTTAAAAATGCCTATATTACGCTTGATTGTAAAACTACAGATAGTTTTTTTGACATAAAATCAAAATATCTTGAGCTTATAAAAGAATATCACCCAGATAAAGTTTATGGAAAAGAAGAGAGTATTGTGCAATTTTACAATCTAAAATTTATCGAGATTAAAGAGGCATTTGATATTATTAAGCTTAGTTTTGAAAATACATAA